The proteins below come from a single Ruegeria sp. THAF33 genomic window:
- a CDS encoding elongation factor G: MRVFTVLGPSQSGKSTLVEAISRLDGRPTTFDVSGTVHLHGFSYLDEPWCAIDVDGGGDALAYVGPAMAISDAAVVVVPPDPNAAVLCAPYLRLVEEAGIPCFLFINRMDNPNGRVRDIIAALQTYCTHHIALRQVPIREGDTIIGAVDLISERAWKYQEGQPSALIELPQSVEDREQEARTELLETLSDFDDNLLEQLIEDKQPPSDEVYDLAAQVLKNHQLIPACLGAASHGNGLTRLMKALRHEAPEFDIAAGRDEAADSARAIAGFADVKKHIGKIVVLRGLGDGVQAHEALGGETVGNLTTLDAKTQIATLEAGQIGLAVKSDHLNPGYIYDSNSATELPEWAASHPVAHRQIVSPAHERDDVRLSNALSRLAEIDPGLHLQQDELTGHAVLGSQGPQHMRRVTAKLAEDFGIEIEADPVETAYRETIRTPVEHRHRHRKQSGGAGQFADVVISVAPLPRGSGFQFEEVVKGGAVPKNYIPSVEQGARDALEQGPEGFPVVDVKVTLHDGKHHNVDSSDYAFRTAGKNAVREALPQAKPVVLQPILNAEIHLPSDFVGDLVPTISSLQGQVLGFEGNPNASGWEIFNALIPAVAEDELHRTLASATRGTGWVKLSFDHYEELRGPVPKTAAKEKASA, from the coding sequence ATGCGCGTTTTCACCGTCCTCGGGCCCAGCCAATCGGGCAAATCTACGCTTGTCGAGGCCATCAGCCGCCTCGACGGGCGCCCCACCACATTCGATGTTTCCGGAACCGTGCATTTGCACGGTTTTTCTTACCTGGACGAGCCCTGGTGCGCGATCGACGTCGATGGGGGCGGCGATGCACTGGCCTATGTCGGCCCTGCAATGGCGATTTCGGACGCCGCCGTGGTCGTGGTGCCCCCCGACCCGAATGCCGCCGTTCTGTGCGCGCCCTACCTGCGATTGGTCGAAGAGGCCGGCATCCCCTGTTTTCTGTTCATCAACCGGATGGACAACCCCAATGGCCGCGTCCGCGATATCATCGCCGCTCTGCAAACATACTGCACCCACCACATTGCCCTGCGTCAGGTGCCGATCCGCGAAGGGGATACGATCATCGGGGCGGTTGATCTGATCTCGGAACGGGCCTGGAAATATCAGGAGGGCCAGCCCTCGGCCCTGATCGAACTGCCTCAATCCGTCGAAGACCGCGAGCAGGAAGCGCGAACCGAGCTGCTCGAAACCCTGTCCGATTTCGATGACAACCTGCTGGAACAGCTGATCGAAGACAAACAGCCGCCAAGTGACGAGGTCTATGATCTGGCGGCACAGGTCCTGAAGAACCACCAGTTGATTCCCGCCTGCCTGGGTGCCGCAAGTCACGGCAACGGGCTGACGCGTCTGATGAAGGCGCTGCGGCACGAAGCCCCCGAATTTGACATCGCCGCCGGGCGCGACGAGGCCGCAGACAGCGCCCGCGCCATTGCCGGTTTTGCAGATGTCAAAAAGCACATCGGAAAAATCGTGGTTCTGCGCGGCCTGGGGGACGGCGTGCAAGCCCATGAAGCCTTGGGCGGTGAGACCGTCGGCAATCTGACAACGCTGGATGCCAAAACCCAGATCGCCACGCTTGAGGCCGGGCAGATTGGTCTGGCGGTGAAATCCGATCACCTAAACCCCGGCTATATCTACGACAGCAATTCGGCGACGGAACTGCCGGAATGGGCAGCCTCGCATCCGGTGGCGCATCGTCAGATCGTCTCGCCCGCGCATGAGCGGGACGATGTGCGCCTGTCAAACGCCCTGAGCCGCCTGGCCGAAATCGACCCCGGCCTTCACCTGCAACAGGATGAGCTTACCGGCCACGCCGTTCTTGGGTCTCAAGGTCCGCAGCACATGCGACGCGTGACCGCCAAACTGGCCGAGGATTTCGGGATCGAGATTGAAGCCGACCCGGTCGAAACCGCCTATCGCGAAACCATCCGAACACCTGTCGAACATCGCCACAGACACCGCAAACAATCCGGCGGGGCTGGGCAGTTCGCGGATGTCGTGATCTCGGTCGCGCCGCTGCCGCGCGGATCTGGGTTCCAGTTCGAAGAGGTGGTCAAGGGCGGCGCGGTGCCCAAGAATTACATCCCATCCGTGGAACAGGGCGCCAGAGACGCGCTGGAGCAAGGCCCCGAGGGCTTTCCGGTGGTGGATGTGAAGGTCACGCTGCATGACGGCAAACATCACAACGTGGACAGTTCCGATTATGCCTTCCGCACCGCGGGCAAGAACGCCGTGCGCGAAGCGCTGCCACAGGCCAAGCCCGTTGTTTTGCAGCCAATCCTGAACGCCGAAATCCACCTGCCTTCTGATTTTGTCGGCGACCTCGTGCCGACGATCAGCTCTCTGCAAGGGCAGGTTCTGGGATTTGAGGGCAACCCGAACGCATCAGGCTGGGAGATTTTCAACGCCCTGATTCCCGCCGTGGCCGAGGATGAGTTGCATCGCACTCTTGCCAGTGCCACGCGCGGAACCGGGTGGGTCAAGCTGAGCTTTGATCACTATGAAGAACTGCGCGGGCCGGTGCCGAAAACGGCGGCCAAAGAGAAAGCCAGCGCCTGA
- a CDS encoding microcin C ABC transporter permease YejB, with protein MGAYILRRLLLIIPTLLGIMIVNFTLVQFVPGGPVEQIIAQIEGQGDVFAGFAGAGDAGAGSEPAGGVFDDKYVGARGLPPEFIAELEKEFGFDKPPLERFLIMMGNYLTLDFGESYFRSISVIDLVLEKMPVSISLGLWSTLIAYLVSIPLGIRKAIRDGSQFDTWTSAAIIVAYAIPGFLFAILLLVLFAGGSYWQIFPLRGLTSDNWDSLSLFGKIADYFWHIALPTIALTISAFATLTLLTKNSFLDEIKKQYVMTARAKGLSERKVLYGHVFRNAMLIVIAGFPAVFIGVFFGGSIIIETIFSLDGLGRLGFEAAVARDYPVIFGTLFIFGLMGLVVGIISDLMYVLVDPRIDFEKREG; from the coding sequence CAACTTTACGCTGGTACAATTCGTGCCCGGCGGACCGGTTGAGCAGATCATTGCCCAGATCGAGGGTCAGGGGGATGTTTTCGCCGGTTTTGCGGGTGCGGGCGATGCCGGCGCGGGGTCAGAGCCGGCGGGCGGCGTTTTCGACGACAAATATGTCGGTGCGCGGGGCCTGCCGCCCGAGTTCATTGCTGAACTTGAAAAGGAATTCGGCTTCGACAAACCGCCCCTGGAACGTTTTCTGATCATGATGGGCAACTATCTGACGCTGGACTTCGGCGAGAGCTATTTCCGCTCGATCAGCGTGATTGATCTGGTGCTCGAGAAAATGCCGGTCTCGATCTCGCTGGGCCTGTGGTCAACGCTTATCGCCTATCTGGTTTCGATCCCTCTAGGCATTCGCAAGGCGATCAGGGACGGTTCGCAGTTCGACACGTGGACCAGCGCAGCGATCATCGTGGCCTATGCGATCCCTGGCTTCCTGTTTGCCATTCTACTGCTGGTGCTTTTCGCCGGTGGATCCTATTGGCAGATCTTCCCGTTGCGGGGGCTGACATCCGACAACTGGGACAGCCTGAGTCTTTTTGGCAAGATCGCAGATTATTTCTGGCATATCGCGTTGCCGACCATTGCGCTGACGATCTCGGCCTTTGCGACATTGACGCTGCTGACCAAAAACTCTTTTCTTGATGAAATCAAAAAGCAATATGTCATGACCGCCCGCGCCAAAGGCCTGAGCGAACGCAAGGTGCTGTATGGCCATGTGTTCCGCAACGCGATGCTGATCGTCATAGCCGGATTTCCGGCCGTGTTCATCGGCGTGTTCTTCGGAGGTTCGATCATCATCGAAACGATCTTCTCACTTGATGGTCTGGGACGTCTGGGTTTTGAAGCCGCCGTGGCGCGGGATTACCCGGTGATTTTCGGCACGTTGTTCATCTTTGGCCTGATGGGTCTGGTGGTCGGTATCATCAGCGATCTGATGTATGTGCTGGTCGACCCGCGCATCGATTTTGAAAAGCGGGAGGGGTAA
- the hemN gene encoding oxygen-independent coproporphyrinogen III oxidase — protein sequence MIVKPQLAKLGLFDAKVPRYTSYPTAPHFSNDVGSDMFGDWISGIKPGSAISLYIHVPFCRRLCWFCACRTQGTQTDNPVIAYVDVLKAELDLLAARLPEGVVLSRLHWGGGTPTLLNAQLMRELAQHILGIVPMGPNAEFSVEIDPNEIDEARLDALADAGMNRASIGVQDFDDEIQKTIGRIQSYDTTRDAIDMIRERGITSLNADILYGLPHQTKARMTESVQKLVSLNPDRVALYGYAHVPWMAKRQQLIPSDALPTPEQRLELFDTARRLFLWDNYAEIGIDHFATVDDGLTHALRAGRLKRNFQGYTDDQADVLIGVGASSISRFPQGYAQNAPATSAHTKAIRDGQFSTSRGHLFKGQDILRARLIEALMCDFKIDSAEILRDHDISASDLDEMYRAANASFDGMLQITEAGLFIPPEARALTRMIARSFDAYDLSKAGHSSAI from the coding sequence ATGATAGTGAAACCACAATTGGCAAAGCTTGGACTTTTTGACGCGAAAGTACCGCGTTACACAAGCTACCCCACCGCCCCCCACTTCAGCAACGACGTGGGATCAGACATGTTCGGCGACTGGATTTCCGGGATCAAACCCGGCAGTGCAATTTCGCTGTACATTCATGTCCCATTCTGCCGCAGGCTATGCTGGTTCTGCGCCTGCAGGACACAAGGGACACAAACCGACAATCCGGTAATCGCCTATGTCGATGTTCTGAAGGCCGAACTGGACCTTCTGGCCGCACGTCTGCCTGAGGGTGTGGTTCTGTCGCGCCTGCACTGGGGCGGCGGCACACCAACATTGCTGAACGCCCAATTGATGCGCGAATTGGCGCAACACATCCTGGGTATCGTGCCCATGGGGCCGAATGCCGAATTCTCGGTCGAGATTGATCCGAACGAGATTGACGAGGCGCGTTTGGATGCGCTGGCAGACGCGGGCATGAACCGCGCCTCGATCGGGGTGCAGGATTTCGATGACGAAATCCAAAAAACCATAGGCCGTATTCAAAGCTATGACACCACGCGCGACGCTATTGACATGATCCGTGAACGTGGCATCACCAGCCTGAATGCGGATATCCTCTACGGTCTGCCACATCAGACCAAGGCGCGCATGACGGAAAGCGTGCAGAAACTCGTGTCGCTCAACCCGGATCGCGTGGCACTTTACGGTTATGCCCACGTGCCTTGGATGGCCAAGCGGCAGCAGCTGATTCCGTCGGACGCCCTGCCCACACCGGAACAGCGCCTTGAACTATTCGACACGGCCCGACGTTTGTTCCTTTGGGACAATTATGCCGAGATCGGTATCGACCATTTCGCCACTGTGGATGACGGTCTGACACACGCTTTGCGCGCGGGCCGCCTCAAGCGGAACTTCCAGGGTTACACCGACGATCAGGCCGATGTTCTGATTGGTGTCGGGGCCAGCTCGATCTCTCGTTTCCCGCAAGGCTACGCGCAGAACGCCCCGGCCACCTCTGCCCATACCAAAGCCATTCGCGATGGGCAGTTTTCGACATCCCGAGGGCACCTTTTCAAAGGTCAGGACATTCTTCGTGCTCGCCTGATCGAGGCATTGATGTGCGATTTCAAGATCGACTCGGCGGAAATCCTGCGGGATCACGATATTTCGGCCTCTGACTTGGACGAGATGTACCGCGCAGCCAACGCATCTTTCGACGGGATGCTGCAAATCACCGAAGCCGGGCTTTTCATACCGCCCGAAGCGCGGGCGCTGACCCGGATGATCGCCCGCAGCTTTGACGCCTATGACCTCAGCAAAGCCGGGCACAGCTCGGCCATCTGA
- a CDS encoding ABC transporter ATP-binding protein, whose amino-acid sequence MSLLDVNNLKVSFRQDGQISAAVRGVSFHVDRGETVALVGESGSGKSVTALSTVSLLGDSAIVEGSVTYDGQEMIGASEQRLMDVRGNDISFIFQEPMTSLNPLHTIQKQMAESLALHQGVTGDVARERILELLNKVGIRDPEDRLDSYPHQLSGGQRQRVMIAMALANKPDILIADEPTTALDVTIQAQILELLASLQKSENMGMLFITHDLGIVRRIADRVCVMKDGEIVETGATAEIFDNPQHPYTRKLLAAEPSGQPVAVATDAEEVARTDHLKVWFPIQRGFLKRTVGYVKAVNDATLSVRAGETLGIVGESGSGKTTLALAIMRLIASEGGITFRDQDVRKWSTRELRRLRKDMQIVFQDPFGSLSPRMTCQQIIAEGLAIHNIDPHRAPRELVAEVMTEVGLDPAAMDRYPHEFSGGQRQRIAIARAMVLRPKLLVLDEPTSALDMTVQVQIVDLLRDLQKKYGLAYLFISHDLKVVRAMSHKVIVMRNGDVVEMGTAEDLFENAQTDYTRELIAAAG is encoded by the coding sequence ATGAGCCTGCTGGATGTAAACAACCTGAAGGTCTCGTTCCGGCAGGACGGTCAGATCAGTGCTGCGGTTCGGGGCGTGTCATTCCATGTCGATCGCGGGGAAACCGTGGCGCTGGTGGGTGAATCCGGATCGGGCAAATCTGTGACCGCGCTCAGCACCGTATCTTTGCTGGGCGACAGCGCGATCGTCGAAGGGTCCGTCACCTATGACGGACAGGAGATGATCGGCGCCTCGGAGCAACGCCTGATGGATGTGCGCGGCAATGACATCAGCTTTATTTTCCAAGAGCCGATGACATCGCTGAACCCGCTGCACACGATCCAGAAGCAGATGGCGGAATCGTTGGCCCTGCATCAGGGGGTCACGGGTGATGTCGCGCGCGAACGAATTCTTGAATTGTTGAACAAGGTCGGTATCCGCGACCCCGAAGACCGGCTGGACAGCTATCCGCACCAGTTGTCTGGCGGACAGCGGCAGCGCGTGATGATCGCCATGGCGCTGGCGAACAAGCCGGACATCCTGATCGCCGATGAACCGACGACGGCGTTGGATGTAACCATTCAGGCACAGATCCTCGAGTTGCTGGCCAGTTTGCAGAAATCCGAAAACATGGGGATGCTGTTCATCACCCATGATCTGGGCATCGTGCGGCGCATCGCCGACCGGGTCTGTGTGATGAAGGATGGTGAGATCGTCGAGACCGGTGCGACCGCCGAGATCTTCGACAACCCGCAGCACCCCTATACCCGCAAGCTCTTGGCCGCGGAACCTTCGGGCCAGCCAGTCGCCGTTGCAACAGATGCCGAGGAAGTCGCGCGCACCGATCACCTGAAGGTCTGGTTCCCAATCCAGCGCGGGTTTCTGAAACGCACGGTCGGCTATGTGAAGGCGGTGAATGACGCCACGCTGAGCGTGCGCGCGGGTGAGACCTTGGGGATCGTGGGCGAAAGCGGGTCGGGCAAGACCACGCTGGCGCTGGCGATCATGCGTCTGATCGCGTCCGAAGGCGGCATCACCTTCCGCGATCAGGATGTTCGGAAATGGTCCACACGAGAGCTGCGCCGGCTGCGCAAGGATATGCAGATCGTGTTTCAGGACCCGTTCGGCAGCCTCAGCCCACGCATGACCTGTCAGCAGATCATCGCGGAAGGTCTGGCCATTCACAATATTGATCCTCATCGCGCGCCGCGTGAACTGGTCGCTGAGGTGATGACCGAGGTGGGCCTGGATCCTGCGGCAATGGACCGGTATCCGCACGAGTTTTCGGGCGGTCAGCGTCAGCGCATCGCGATTGCGCGCGCGATGGTCTTGCGCCCCAAGCTGCTGGTTCTGGACGAACCGACCAGCGCGCTGGACATGACGGTTCAGGTTCAGATCGTCGATCTGCTGCGCGATCTGCAAAAGAAATACGGGCTGGCGTATCTGTTCATCAGCCATGACCTGAAAGTGGTGCGGGCGATGTCGCACAAGGTGATCGTCATGCGAAACGGAGATGTGGTTGAAATGGGCACGGCCGAGGATTTGTTCGAAAATGCCCAGACCGACTATACCCGCGAATTGATTGCTGCGGCGGGCTGA
- a CDS encoding ABC transporter permease, which yields MALSPLNQRRWSNFRRNKRAFWSLIIFAVLFGLSLFAEFIANDKPILVKYRGEFYMPVFNFYAETEFGGDFQTEAIYRDPEVQCLIDSGGLEECFDDPEGIIEQIDAGTFQAEGFERGWALWPLIPYSYNTSVDRPGAAPLPPNGQNLLGTDDTKRDVLARVIYGFRLSILFTLLVTGAASLIGIFAGAIQGFFGGWLDLIFQRIIEIWSATPSLYVIIIMFAVLGRSFWLLVALMILFSWTGLVGVVRAEFLRARNLEYVRAARALGVGNMTIMFRHMLPNAMVATLTFMPFIVTGTIGGLASLDYLGFGLPSSAPSLGELTLQAKQNLQAPWLAFTAFFTFAIMLSLLVFIFEGVRDAFDPRKTFS from the coding sequence ATGGCATTGTCCCCCCTGAACCAGCGCCGCTGGAGCAATTTTCGCCGAAACAAGCGCGCTTTCTGGTCGTTGATCATCTTCGCCGTGTTGTTCGGCCTGTCGCTGTTTGCCGAGTTCATCGCCAATGACAAACCGATTCTGGTGAAATACCGGGGCGAGTTTTACATGCCGGTCTTCAACTTCTATGCGGAAACCGAATTTGGTGGCGATTTCCAGACTGAAGCCATTTATCGCGATCCCGAAGTTCAATGCCTGATCGATAGCGGTGGACTGGAAGAGTGTTTCGACGATCCCGAAGGTATCATTGAACAAATCGACGCCGGGACTTTCCAGGCGGAAGGGTTCGAGCGTGGCTGGGCGCTTTGGCCGCTGATCCCCTATTCCTACAACACGTCTGTGGATCGCCCCGGGGCTGCACCTTTGCCGCCCAACGGCCAGAACCTGCTGGGCACCGATGACACCAAGCGCGATGTGCTGGCACGGGTGATTTACGGCTTCCGCTTGTCGATCCTGTTCACGCTGCTGGTGACGGGCGCTGCCAGCCTGATCGGTATTTTTGCCGGTGCCATACAGGGTTTCTTCGGCGGTTGGCTGGATCTGATCTTTCAGCGGATCATTGAGATCTGGTCAGCGACGCCTTCGTTATATGTGATCATCATCATGTTCGCGGTTCTGGGCCGAAGTTTCTGGCTGCTGGTCGCGTTGATGATCCTGTTCAGCTGGACCGGGTTGGTTGGCGTGGTGCGCGCAGAATTCCTGCGGGCGCGAAACCTTGAATATGTGCGCGCTGCACGGGCATTGGGGGTGGGCAACATGACCATTATGTTCCGCCACATGCTGCCCAACGCAATGGTGGCCACGCTGACCTTCATGCCCTTCATCGTTACGGGCACCATAGGCGGGCTGGCTTCGCTGGATTATCTGGGTTTTGGTCTTCCGTCTTCGGCCCCCTCGCTGGGGGAGCTCACCTTGCAGGCAAAACAGAACCTTCAGGCCCCATGGCTGGCTTTCACGGCCTTTTTCACCTTTGCCATCATGCTGTCTCTGCTGGTCTTCATCTTTGAAGGCGTGCGGGATGCGTTCGATCCCAGAAAGACCTTCTCATGA